Proteins from one Desulfonema limicola genomic window:
- a CDS encoding trimethylamine methyltransferase family protein, protein MKQIPPATFKPRLKVLNKEQAWAIHTAALEILEKHSFTVEHKEALSLLDNAGCSVKNENQVTMPAYVAERALKTAPRQIVLYDQQGNRAMDLADDNFYYGTGSDTIFTLDVETGERRRALLKDVANFARTIDALENMDFSMSMSNPEDAPIENIYVHVFAEMIKNSSKPICFIADSGRDIKKIHQMACAVAGGEDALAQKPFILNYSEAISPLRFPANVMEKLLFCAEKKIPICLPSGCNAGGGGPVTLAGAMALGIAENLVGLVIHQLANPGAPFLFAPNVSILDMRTTVISYGCPEWSLTQAALADMRDEIYGLPIWAYAGASDAKTVDAQAGAEAMFSILTAMQSRCNFIHDVGYLEHGNTSSLEMLVMADELVAMARHFSEGIPVNPETLALEAIERVAGGAAGSMFLSDPHTFENFKTAHFMPKLIDRFRYEGWEKAGKKDMQARCNEEALRILSQHQVAPKTDEILREIDLILAD, encoded by the coding sequence ATGAAACAAATTCCACCAGCAACCTTTAAGCCCCGCTTAAAGGTATTGAATAAAGAACAGGCATGGGCCATTCACACGGCAGCACTGGAGATTCTGGAAAAACACAGTTTTACGGTTGAACATAAAGAAGCCTTGTCCCTGCTGGACAATGCAGGATGCAGTGTGAAAAATGAAAATCAGGTAACAATGCCCGCCTATGTGGCAGAAAGGGCATTAAAAACTGCTCCCCGCCAGATTGTTTTATACGATCAGCAGGGAAACCGGGCAATGGATCTGGCAGATGATAATTTTTATTATGGAACCGGTTCAGATACAATTTTTACCCTTGATGTGGAAACAGGTGAAAGACGGCGGGCTTTGCTCAAGGATGTAGCAAATTTTGCCCGTACCATTGATGCTCTGGAAAACATGGATTTTTCCATGTCCATGTCCAATCCAGAAGATGCACCTATTGAAAATATTTATGTGCATGTTTTTGCCGAGATGATAAAAAACAGCAGCAAGCCCATATGTTTTATCGCTGACAGCGGCAGGGATATTAAGAAAATTCACCAAATGGCCTGTGCTGTTGCAGGAGGAGAAGATGCTCTGGCGCAGAAACCTTTTATTCTTAATTATTCCGAGGCTATCAGCCCTCTTCGTTTTCCTGCCAATGTAATGGAAAAGCTCCTGTTTTGTGCAGAAAAGAAAATCCCCATCTGCCTGCCTTCAGGCTGTAATGCTGGAGGCGGAGGCCCTGTTACCCTGGCTGGAGCAATGGCTCTGGGAATTGCGGAAAATCTGGTAGGACTTGTTATACATCAGCTTGCAAATCCTGGAGCGCCTTTTCTTTTTGCACCTAATGTCAGTATCCTTGACATGAGGACTACGGTTATTTCCTACGGCTGCCCTGAATGGAGTCTTACCCAGGCAGCTTTGGCTGATATGAGGGATGAGATATACGGTCTTCCTATCTGGGCTTATGCAGGAGCATCTGATGCCAAGACAGTAGATGCGCAGGCTGGAGCTGAAGCCATGTTTTCCATTCTTACAGCAATGCAGTCCAGGTGTAATTTTATCCATGATGTGGGTTATCTGGAGCATGGCAATACATCTTCCCTGGAAATGCTTGTAATGGCTGACGAACTTGTGGCAATGGCACGTCATTTTTCAGAAGGAATTCCGGTTAATCCTGAAACACTGGCTCTGGAAGCCATAGAACGGGTAGCCGGCGGTGCAGCAGGTTCAATGTTTCTTTCTGATCCCCATACATTTGAAAATTTCAAAACAGCTCATTTTATGCCAAAACTCATTGATCGTTTCAGGTATGAAGGATGGGAAAAAGCAGGGAAAAAAGATATGCAGGCACGCTGCAATGAAGAAGCACTCAGAATTTTGTCCCAGCATCAGGTTGCTCCCAAAACAGACGAAATACTCAGGGAAATTGATCTGATACTTGCAGATTAA
- the metK gene encoding methionine adenosyltransferase, translated as MNKEKYFFTSESVTEGHPDKVADAISDSILDSIIGQDKNARVACETMVTTGTCFVAGEISTDCYVDIPQVVRETVRGIGYNSSQMGFDWQTCAVMTSIDQQSPDIAQGVNQGQGLFKDQGAGDQGLMFGFACNETPELMPMPISYAHKLTGRLAKVRKNGALNFLRPDGKSQVTIEYEGDKAVRVDTVVVSTQHSPDVNYDDLKEAVIEEVIRKVIPSDMIDGDTRYFINPTGRFVTGGPMGDCGLTGRKIIVDTYGGQGSHGGGCFSGKDPSKVDRSASYMGRYIAKNIVAAELASKCEVQIAYAIGVAEPVSVLVNTMGTGKVSNEVIRNAVIKSFDLRPAAIIEHLDLLRPIYAKTSAYGHFGREDNDFTWEKTSMTGLLREHAGL; from the coding sequence ATGAATAAAGAAAAATATTTTTTTACATCTGAATCTGTTACCGAAGGTCATCCTGACAAGGTGGCTGATGCAATTTCTGACTCAATCTTAGATTCTATTATAGGCCAGGATAAAAACGCACGGGTAGCCTGCGAAACTATGGTAACAACAGGAACCTGTTTTGTGGCTGGTGAAATCTCAACAGACTGTTATGTGGATATTCCCCAGGTCGTAAGGGAAACTGTACGGGGAATCGGTTATAACTCTTCACAGATGGGATTTGACTGGCAGACATGTGCAGTAATGACCAGTATTGACCAGCAGTCTCCTGATATTGCCCAGGGGGTAAATCAGGGTCAAGGACTTTTTAAGGATCAGGGAGCAGGGGATCAGGGGCTTATGTTTGGTTTTGCCTGTAATGAAACCCCGGAACTTATGCCCATGCCTATTAGTTATGCCCATAAACTGACTGGACGGCTAGCAAAAGTAAGAAAAAATGGTGCATTAAATTTTCTTCGCCCAGATGGGAAATCCCAGGTAACAATTGAATATGAAGGCGATAAAGCCGTGCGTGTGGACACTGTTGTAGTTTCAACCCAGCACTCTCCTGATGTAAACTATGATGATCTCAAGGAAGCTGTAATTGAAGAAGTGATTCGAAAAGTCATTCCTTCTGATATGATCGACGGAGATACCAGGTATTTTATCAATCCCACAGGGCGTTTTGTTACAGGCGGCCCAATGGGAGACTGCGGACTCACAGGCAGGAAGATTATTGTGGATACCTATGGAGGCCAGGGAAGTCACGGGGGCGGATGTTTTTCTGGTAAAGATCCTTCCAAGGTTGACAGGAGCGCTTCCTACATGGGCCGGTATATTGCCAAAAATATTGTAGCAGCAGAACTGGCAAGTAAATGCGAGGTACAGATTGCCTATGCTATTGGTGTGGCTGAACCTGTATCTGTTTTGGTAAATACAATGGGAACCGGCAAGGTTTCCAACGAAGTTATCCGCAATGCAGTAATAAAATCATTTGACCTTCGTCCGGCTGCTATTATCGAACACCTTGACCTGCTTCGTCCTATTTATGCAAAAACATCTGCTTACGGACATTTTGGCAGGGAAGATAATGATTTTACATGGGAAAAAACATCCATGACCGGATTACTCAGAGAACATGCAGGTCTGTAA
- a CDS encoding class I SAM-dependent methyltransferase — translation MVKTDQPFKVSVPKDKCSQQGEEIFIVNYKGEERHIRAHDYHEIYAIPNLYEYLFYDNYKCCSPDVICSLLDKTVTKSGSDTSDLTVLDVGAGNGMVGEKLNEIGVNTVLGIDIIQEAAEAAERDRPGIYEDYYIEDLTQLPQSVCQEIENHNPNCMTIVAALGFDDIPPLAFANAFNMISSPGWIAFNIKDEFCSSKDCTGFSKLIDNMTKSSILDVKVKERYQHRLCQDGTPLNYFAIVGQKKEDLTEKMLSSFS, via the coding sequence ATGGTTAAAACGGATCAGCCTTTTAAGGTCAGTGTTCCGAAAGACAAATGTTCCCAGCAGGGAGAAGAAATTTTTATTGTTAATTACAAGGGCGAGGAAAGGCATATCAGAGCCCATGATTATCACGAAATTTATGCCATTCCAAATCTTTATGAGTATCTGTTTTATGATAACTACAAATGCTGTTCACCTGATGTAATATGTTCTCTTTTAGATAAAACCGTTACCAAAAGCGGCTCTGACACTTCTGATCTCACGGTTTTAGATGTGGGCGCAGGAAACGGCATGGTAGGAGAAAAACTTAATGAAATAGGGGTTAATACTGTTTTAGGCATTGATATTATCCAGGAAGCAGCAGAAGCTGCTGAAAGAGACCGGCCTGGAATATATGAGGATTATTATATTGAAGACCTGACCCAGCTGCCCCAATCTGTCTGCCAGGAGATTGAAAACCATAATCCCAACTGCATGACCATAGTTGCAGCCCTGGGATTTGACGATATTCCGCCTCTTGCATTTGCCAATGCCTTTAATATGATATCCAGTCCAGGCTGGATTGCTTTTAATATCAAAGATGAATTCTGCAGTTCCAAAGACTGCACTGGATTTTCAAAACTTATTGATAATATGACCAAAAGCAGTATTCTTGATGTAAAAGTAAAAGAACGCTATCAACACCGCCTCTGTCAGGATGGAACCCCGCTTAATTATTTTGCTATTGTAGGACAGAAAAAAGAAGATTTAACTGAAAAAATGCTGTCTTCGTTTTCCTGA
- the ahcY gene encoding adenosylhomocysteinase, which yields MLMKAEYDYKVQDISLADFGRKEIDIAENEMPGLIAAREKYGKDKPLKGAKIMGSLHMTIQTAVLIETLEELGADVRWASCNIFSTQDHAAAAIAEKNIPVFAWKGETLEEYWWCTKKAMTWPDGSGPNLIVDDGGDATLLIHRGYQAEIDASILDKPTDNKELQIINALLKETLKQTPGFWHKIVEDWKGVSEETTTGVHRLYQMKERGELLVPAVNVNDSVTKSKFDNIYGCRESLVDGIKRATDVMIAGKTALICGYGDVGKGCAEALTGLKARVLVSEIDPICALQALMAGYKVVTIEDALSQADIYVTTTGNCDVITAEHISKMKDQAIVCNIGHFDNEIQVDALNQWPGVKKMNIKPQVDKFTFPEGNSVYLLAEGRLVNLGCATGHPSFVMSNSFTNQTLAQIELWNKDLEIGVYTLPKALDEEVARLHVEKLGGRLTRLSQKQAEYINVPVEGPYKPEFYRY from the coding sequence ATGTTAATGAAAGCAGAATATGATTATAAAGTACAAGATATTAGCCTGGCTGATTTTGGCAGAAAAGAAATAGATATTGCAGAAAATGAAATGCCCGGGCTTATAGCAGCCCGGGAAAAATATGGAAAAGATAAACCTCTGAAAGGTGCAAAGATTATGGGAAGTCTGCACATGACCATTCAGACCGCTGTTTTAATCGAAACCTTAGAGGAGCTTGGTGCTGATGTCCGCTGGGCCTCATGTAATATTTTCTCTACTCAGGATCATGCTGCTGCTGCAATTGCAGAAAAAAATATCCCGGTATTTGCCTGGAAAGGTGAAACCCTGGAAGAATACTGGTGGTGTACAAAAAAGGCTATGACCTGGCCTGACGGCAGCGGCCCTAACCTTATTGTAGATGACGGCGGAGATGCTACCCTGCTTATTCACCGGGGGTATCAAGCTGAAATAGATGCCTCCATTCTTGATAAACCTACGGATAATAAAGAATTACAGATCATCAATGCCCTGCTCAAAGAAACCCTGAAACAAACTCCTGGTTTCTGGCATAAAATAGTAGAAGACTGGAAAGGGGTTTCCGAGGAAACCACTACAGGTGTTCACCGTTTGTACCAGATGAAAGAGCGCGGCGAACTCCTGGTTCCTGCTGTCAATGTTAATGATTCAGTTACCAAATCCAAATTTGACAATATTTATGGATGCAGGGAATCTTTAGTTGACGGAATTAAACGTGCTACTGATGTCATGATTGCAGGAAAAACCGCACTAATCTGCGGATATGGAGATGTGGGTAAAGGATGCGCTGAAGCTCTTACCGGACTTAAGGCACGGGTACTGGTATCTGAGATTGATCCTATCTGCGCATTGCAGGCGCTTATGGCTGGATATAAGGTGGTAACCATTGAAGATGCTCTTTCCCAGGCAGATATTTATGTAACAACTACTGGAAACTGCGATGTTATTACTGCAGAGCATATTTCAAAAATGAAAGACCAGGCCATTGTCTGCAATATTGGTCATTTTGATAATGAAATCCAGGTGGATGCTCTTAACCAGTGGCCTGGAGTCAAAAAAATGAATATAAAACCTCAGGTTGATAAATTTACATTTCCTGAAGGCAATAGTGTTTATCTTCTTGCAGAAGGCCGCCTGGTAAATCTTGGATGTGCTACCGGACATCCAAGTTTTGTAATGTCCAATTCCTTTACAAACCAGACTCTGGCACAGATAGAGTTGTGGAACAAGGACCTTGAAATCGGTGTTTACACCCTGCCCAAAGCACTGGATGAGGAAGTAGCAAGACTTCATGTTGAAAAACTTGGAGGACGACTGACCCGTTTAAGTCAAAAACAGGCAGAATACATTAACGTACCGGTTGAAGGGCCTTATAAACCTGAATTTTATAGATATTAA